Sequence from the Phaeodactylum tricornutum CCAP 1055/1 chromosome 4, whole genome shotgun sequence genome:
CCAATGGGGAAACGAGTATGCGAATCTCCCCCGGTTCCTACCGTATCGGGCAGCAACATACGATTCAACCAGGAATGGATGATACCGTCACCTGGTCGGAGGGAAACACCACCGCGAGTGCGGATAAAATCAGGCAACGTGTGGTGAGTCACGACATCGACCGGTTTGGGGTAGGCCGCGGTGTGGCAGAAACTTTGCATGACTAAATCAGAGGAGAATCCCAAACAAGCCAAGGAGCGTAATTCGTCGCGAGTCATTGGACCAGTTGTATCCTGCGAACCCACCGTGGTCATGCGGGGTTCACAGTACTGATTAGGCACGACACCTTCACCATCGGGAAGTCCACAGGCCTTGGCGACCATTTTTTGGGCCAAGGTAAAGCCTTCCGGCTTTTTGCTGCCTTCGGGAAGTGCCGGCATACGAAAGACATCCGTTACGGCGGCATCTCGACCCAAGGCTTCGCGGGCCTTGACGGTCAAGCCACGACCAATAATCAAAGGAATTCGTCCTCCCGCTCGGACTTCGTCCATGATGACGGGAGTCTTGAGTTTGAATTCCGTAACGACTTCGCCCGTGTCGTGGTTCTTGACAACACCTTCGTAGGGGTAGACGTCAATGACGTCGCCCATATTCATTTCGCCCACATCCAATTCAATGGGCAGGGCTCCAGAATCTTCCATGGTATTGAAAAAGATTGGCGCAATCTTGCTACCCAAACAAAGTCCACCAGATTTGACGTTGGGCACGTAGGGGATATCGTCGCCCATGTACCAGAGTACGGAGTTCGTCGCGGACTTGCGGGACGATCCGGTGCCGACTACATCTCCGACGTATGCAAGAGgaaatcctttttcttgtaAGGCGCGGATCTGTTGAATCGGACCGATTTCTCCTTCTTTATCCGGGTTGATACCTTCGCGAGCGTTCTTGAGCATGGCCACGGCGTGGAGAGGGATGTCGGGACGCGACCAAGCGTCCTGTGCCGGACTCAAATCATCCGTGTTGGTTTCTCCTGTTACCTTAAAGACGGTGGCGGTCATAACTTCGGGGACCTTGGGTTTCTTCGTGAACCATTCCGCACTGGCCCAACTCTCCATCACCTTGGTAGCGGCGGCGACGCCCTTTTCGTGCATGGTCTGCACATCGTAAAATGCGTCAAAGACGAGAAGCGTATGCGACAGCTTGTCGGCGGCAATCATGGCAATCTCGTTATCGGAGTCTTCCAAAAGTTCCACCATAGTAGCAACATTGTAGCCTCCTTGCATAGTCCCGAGGAGCTCGACGGCGCGGGCTCGTGTAATGTAGGGGTTAGTTTCTTCTTGCTTGGCCAACGCACTGAGCCAGGTAGCTTTGACGTAGGCAGCTTCGTCGACTCCGGGAGGAACGCGATTGACGAGGAGGTCGAGCAAGGCTTCAGCGTTGGGAGTTTCCGTTTTTAGGACCGCAATGAGATCCGAAACTTGCTCGGCACTGAGAGGCTTTGGCGCAATGCCGAGACCGTCGGCTTCGTTGAGACGCTCCGCCACGTGCGCTTCGTAGGCTTGGAGAAAGTCCGTCGAAGACACCGTCGAAAAGCTGCGCATCAAAGGGACCGAGGCTGGAGACCAGGTGCTACCAGTGAACGTACTATTCTTCGCAAATACAGTAGCCGAGGTGGAACTGGAAGCACAGAGTGCATGGACATGGTTGCGAGAGGTAGCACTAACGCTCGGACTAGCATCAGTATTCCTACTCACATCGCCGTTCCAAGAAACAAGAGGATTTGCCAGCGTCGCAAAGGCGGAGTGAGGGATTGACTTCTTACCATGCCCAAGGGACGACGAAAGTCGACGTGCGAGAGCCAAAGAGGACATGCTATGCTATCTTATCTACTCGTGTGTGCGAGAGTAAGCAGAATGTGCAGAAAGGAGTCA
This genomic interval carries:
- a CDS encoding predicted protein — protein: MSSLALARRLSSSLGHGKKSIPHSAFATLANPLVSWNGDVSRNTDASPSVSATSRNHVHALCASSSTSATVFAKNSTFTGSTWSPASVPLMRSFSTVSSTDFLQAYEAHVAERLNEADGLGIAPKPLSAEQVSDLIAVLKTETPNAEALLDLLVNRVPPGVDEAAYVKATWLSALAKQEETNPYITRARAVELLGTMQGGYNVATMVELLEDSDNEIAMIAADKLSHTLLVFDAFYDVQTMHEKGVAAATKVMESWASAEWFTKKPKVPEVMTATVFKVTGETNTDDLSPAQDAWSRPDIPLHAVAMLKNAREGINPDKEGEIGPIQQIRALQEKGFPLAYVGDVVGTGSSRKSATNSVLWYMGDDIPYVPNVKSGGLCLGSKIAPIFFNTMEDSGALPIELDVGEMNMGDVIDVYPYEGVVKNHDTGEVVTEFKLKTPVIMDEVRAGGRIPLIIGRGLTVKAREALGRDAAVTDVFRMPALPEGSKKPEGFTLAQKMVAKACGLPDGEGVVPNQYCEPRMTTVGSQDTTGPMTRDELRSLACLGFSSDLVMQSFCHTAAYPKPVDVVTHHTLPDFIRTRGGVSLRPGDGIIHSWLNRMLLPDTVGTGGDSHTRFPIGISFPAGSGLVAFGAATGIMPLDMPESVLVRFSGTVQPGITLRDLVQAIPYTAIQMGLLTVEKKGKKNIFSGRILEIEGLPQLKCEQAFELSDASAERSAAGCTIKLDKEPIIEYLNSNVVMLKWMIAEGYGDPRTLERRIARMQEWLADPVLMEADPKAEYAAVIDINLDELKEPVLALPNDPDASALLSEVQGSHIDEVFIGSCMTNIGHFRAAGKLLNKLEKPIPTRLWIAPPTKMDEAQLVEEGYYSIFGSAGARTEMPGCSLCMGNQARVAPGCTVVSTSTRNFPNRLGQGANVYLASAELAAVAAIEGRLPTVEEYMKYMDQVKDDAADTYRYLNFDQLPDFVKKADSVEISAEMKDAAHKLSMGE